In Osmerus mordax isolate fOsmMor3 chromosome 2 unlocalized genomic scaffold, fOsmMor3.pri SUPER_2_unloc_1, whole genome shotgun sequence, a genomic segment contains:
- the LOC136938350 gene encoding interleukin-1 receptor accessory protein-like 1: MKGEKFIEDLDEERVQESDIKLVKEHLGEQEVAISLTIESVEEVDLGNYSCYVENGNGRRQATIQLFKRAELMYTMELAGGLGAILLLLIFLISLYKCYKIELMLFYRRNFGSEDLDGDSKDYDAYLSYTKVDPDQWSQETREEERFALEILPDVLEKHYGYKLFIPDRDLIPTGTYIEDVARCVDQSKRLIIVMTPNYVVRRGWSIFELETRLRNMLVTGEIKVILIECAELRGIMNYQEVEALKHTIKTLTVIKWRGPKSNKLSSKFWKQLHYEMPYRRTEPLLDHEPAVDASEQGPFGELQTVSAISMAAATSTAMATAHPELRSSFHNTYHTSMRQKHYYRSYEFDLPPGGTLPPMSSLGNQHTYCNIPLTLLNGQRPPGKSREHSLEEAHANNAMLPLLPRETSISSVIW; encoded by the exons ATTGGTCAAGGAGCACCTGGGCGAACAGGAAGTGGCCATCTCCTTGACGATCGAgtcggtggaggaggtggatctGGGGAACTACTCGTGCTACGTGGAGAACGGCAATGGGCGACGCCAAGCCACCATCCAGCTGTTCAAACGGG cAGAGCTGATGTACACGATGGAGCTGGCCGGTGGGCTAGGAGCCATCTTGCTGCTGctcatcttcctcatctctctctacaAGTGCTACAAGATTGAGCTCATGCTCTTCTACCGCAGAAACTTTGGCAGCGAAGACCTGGACGGAG ACTCAAA GGACTATGATGCGTACCTGTCCTACACCAAGGTGGACCCAGACCAGTGGAGCCaggagaccagggaggaggaaCGCTTCGCCCTGGAGATCCTGCCTGACGTCCTGGAGAAGCACTACGGATACAAGCTGTTCATCCCTGACAGAGACCTCATCCCCACCGGAA cctacaTCGAGGACGTGGCCCGCTGCGTGGACCAGAGCAAGCGCCTCATCATCGTCATGACGCCCAACTACGTGGTGCGTCGCGGCTGGAGCATCTTCGAGCTGGAGACCCGCCTGCGGAACATGCTGGTCACCGGGGAGATCAAGGTCATCCTGATCGAGTGCGCCGAGCTGCGCGGCATCATGAACTACCAGGAGGTGGAGGCGCTCAAACACACCATCAAGACCCTGACCGTCATCAAGTGGCGCGGGCCCAAGTCCAACAAGCTCAGCTCCAAGTTCTGGAAGCAGCTGCATTACGAGATGCCATACCGACGCACCGAACCACTCCTGGACCACGAGCCGGCCGTGGACGCCAGCGAGCAGGGCCCCTTCGGAGAGCTCCAGACCGTCTCCGCCATCTCCATGGCAGCCGCCACCTCCACCGCCATGGCGACGGCTCACCCGGAGCTGCGCTCGTCCTTCCACAACACCTACCACACCAGCATGCGGCAGAAACACTACTATCGCAGTTACGAGTTCGACCTGCCACCAGGGGGCACCCTGCCTCCTATGTCCTCGCTGGGGAACCAGCACACCTACTGCAACATCCCGCTCACCCTGCTCAACGGCCAGCGCCCCCCCGGGAAGAGCCGCGAGCACAGCCTGGAGGAGGCGCACGCCAACAACGCCATGCTGCCCCTGTTGCCCCGGGAGACCAGCATCTCCAGCGTCATCTGGTGA